One window from the genome of Microbulbifer pacificus encodes:
- the iscR gene encoding Fe-S cluster assembly transcriptional regulator IscR: MRLTTKGRYAVTAMLDLALHAERGPISLADISKRQDISLSYLEQLFSRLRQSGLVSSVRGPGGGYRLARPGANICVAEIIDAVNESVDATSCGGNSDCSGGEQCLTHYLWTDLSRQIHSFLDGISLADLVERSEVQEVARRQDCRNGAGDMIEQKVAIIGGLQ; the protein is encoded by the coding sequence ATGCGTTTGACAACCAAGGGGCGGTATGCGGTCACGGCCATGCTCGACCTGGCGTTGCACGCGGAGCGCGGCCCCATCAGCCTGGCGGACATTTCCAAGCGCCAGGATATTTCCCTGTCTTATCTCGAGCAGTTGTTCTCCCGCCTGCGCCAGTCCGGCCTGGTATCCAGCGTGCGCGGCCCCGGCGGCGGTTATCGCCTGGCGCGCCCCGGTGCGAACATCTGTGTGGCGGAAATCATCGATGCGGTCAACGAGTCCGTCGACGCCACCAGTTGCGGCGGCAACAGCGACTGCTCCGGCGGCGAGCAGTGCCTCACCCACTATTTGTGGACGGACCTCAGTCGCCAGATTCACAGCTTCCTTGATGGCATCAGCCTCGCCGATCTGGTTGAGCGCTCGGAGGTGCAGGAAGTGGCCCGTCGCCAGGACTGCCGCAACGGCGCGGGCGACATGATTGAACAGAAAGTAGCGATTATTGGTGGCTTGCAGTAA
- the trmJ gene encoding tRNA (cytosine(32)/uridine(32)-2'-O)-methyltransferase TrmJ — protein MATSPSETATSTASRSALEALDNIRVVLVNSAHPGNIGGAARALKNMGLSQLYLVQPREFPAANAVWRAAGAAELLDSAVVVETLEEAVADCGLVVATSARERRIPWPLLTPRECGVRAVAEAKSHPVALVFGREDRGLTNEELQACNFHVHIPANPEYSSLNLATAVQVLVYEARMAALEDERGEALRFSDWDRPPAKASDMELYYEHLQLALGELGFIDPDNPRQTMTRLRRLFSRVRPDDMELGILRGMLTAIQNHIHRSGGRGRPD, from the coding sequence ATGGCGACCTCTCCTTCTGAAACCGCAACCTCCACCGCTTCCCGCTCCGCGCTGGAGGCTCTGGATAATATCCGTGTGGTGCTGGTGAACAGCGCGCATCCGGGCAATATTGGTGGCGCGGCCCGCGCGCTCAAGAATATGGGGCTCAGCCAGCTGTACCTGGTGCAGCCGCGGGAGTTTCCCGCCGCCAATGCGGTGTGGCGCGCCGCTGGTGCCGCCGAGTTGCTGGACAGCGCGGTGGTGGTGGAAACGCTGGAGGAAGCCGTGGCGGACTGCGGCCTGGTGGTAGCTACCAGTGCCCGCGAGCGCCGCATCCCCTGGCCGCTGCTGACCCCACGGGAGTGCGGCGTGCGCGCGGTGGCGGAGGCCAAGTCCCATCCGGTGGCTCTGGTATTCGGGCGCGAAGATCGCGGCCTCACGAATGAAGAGCTACAGGCGTGCAACTTCCATGTGCACATCCCGGCCAACCCGGAGTACAGCTCGTTGAATCTGGCTACCGCGGTGCAGGTGCTGGTGTACGAGGCGCGTATGGCGGCGCTTGAGGATGAGCGTGGTGAGGCGCTTCGTTTCAGCGATTGGGACCGCCCGCCGGCCAAGGCCTCGGATATGGAGCTCTACTATGAGCATCTGCAACTGGCCCTGGGCGAGCTGGGCTTTATCGACCCGGATAATCCCCGCCAGACCATGACCCGCCTGCGCCGACTGTTCAGTCGTGTACGTCCGGACGATATGGAATTGGGCATACTGCGCGGCATGCTGACCGCGATCCAGAACCATATTCACCGCTCCGGGGGCAGGGGGCGCCCGGACTGA
- a CDS encoding inositol monophosphatase family protein: MEPMLNIALRAARKAGELIERAWERGDLMKFEEKGRNDYVTEVDRASEQEIIYHLRKAFPKHSIRGEESGLQEGAEPEYEWIIDPLDGTTNFIHNCPHFAISIACRYRGQIEHAVVLDPIKREEFTASRGRGAALNGRRIRVSNRQGLNGALIGTGIPFNGDSLENIDSYLAALKEIAGQTAGIRRPGAAALDLAYVAAGRFDGFWEMYLNTWDIAAGSLLVKEAGGLISDFRGGNDYLDSGNLVCATPKTFKPLLQIVGKHLGKIRQ, translated from the coding sequence ATGGAACCCATGCTGAATATTGCCCTGCGCGCGGCGCGCAAGGCCGGTGAACTGATTGAACGTGCCTGGGAGCGCGGCGACCTGATGAAGTTTGAAGAAAAGGGTCGCAACGATTACGTGACAGAAGTGGATCGTGCCAGCGAACAGGAGATCATCTACCACCTGCGCAAGGCCTTCCCCAAACACAGTATTCGCGGTGAAGAGAGCGGCCTGCAGGAAGGCGCGGAGCCGGAGTACGAGTGGATCATTGACCCGCTGGACGGCACCACCAACTTTATCCACAACTGCCCGCACTTCGCCATTTCCATCGCCTGCCGCTACCGCGGCCAGATCGAACACGCCGTGGTACTCGACCCGATCAAGCGCGAGGAATTTACCGCAAGTCGCGGTCGCGGTGCCGCGCTCAACGGCCGCCGCATCCGCGTATCCAACCGCCAGGGGCTCAACGGCGCACTGATCGGCACCGGTATTCCCTTTAATGGCGACTCCCTGGAAAACATCGATTCATACCTGGCGGCCCTGAAAGAAATCGCCGGCCAGACCGCCGGTATCCGTCGCCCGGGCGCCGCCGCCCTGGACCTGGCCTACGTGGCCGCGGGCCGCTTCGACGGTTTCTGGGAAATGTACCTGAACACCTGGGACATCGCCGCGGGCTCACTGCTGGTGAAGGAAGCCGGCGGCCTGATCAGTGACTTCCGCGGTGGCAACGACTATCTGGACAGCGGCAATCTGGTGTGTGCCACGCCAAAGACCTTCAAGCCACTGCTGCAGATCGTGGGCAAACATCTGGGCAAGATTCGCCAGTAA